One part of the Sardina pilchardus chromosome 5, fSarPil1.1, whole genome shotgun sequence genome encodes these proteins:
- the LOC134079488 gene encoding peripherin-2-like: MVLMPMKFTFQKRVKLAQSLWLLSWAATMAGSITFFLGCFLKIELRKRAEVMETTTIYIVPHTLMVVGLGGLGVNYFAGRICQDALDPSRFPAWKAFLKPYYGVSLFVSTLMFVAMLLSFIMKGSLESSLKVGLKNGIRFYKDTDTPGRCFQKQTIDHLQMDFECCGNDDYRDWFEVQWISNRYLDFSTKDVKDRIKSNVDGRYLIDGVPFSCCNPSSPRPCIHSQLTNNTAHYNYEYQTEELNIYLRGCREALVGYYGGLMNTIGAVVLSVLLVQGSVLASLRFLQTSLDALEGEENAEAESEGYLLEKSVKETVMEVLEPVLKFLPMNQVSSEGEGEEGAA; the protein is encoded by the exons ATGGTGTTGATGCCGATGAAGTTCACCTTCCAGAAGAGGGTGAAGCTAGCCCAGAGCCTATGGCTGCTCTCCTGGGCAGCCACGATGGCAGGATCGATCACCTTCTTCCTGGGCTGTTTCCTCAAAATTGAATTACGCAAAAGGGCTGAG GTAATGGAAACCACAACCATTTACATCGTACCTCACACCCTTATGGTGGTGGGCCTTGGCGGTCTGGGTGTAAACTACTTCGCCGGGCGAATCTGTCAAGATGCCCTGGACCCGAGTCGTTTCCCGGCGTGGAAGGCCTTCCTGAAGCCCTACTACGGTGTTTCCCTCTTCGTCTCCACTCTCATGTTCGTGGCGATGCTCTTGAGTTTCATCATGAAGGGCTCGCTGGAGTCGTCCCTGAAGGTCGGCCTTAAGAACGGCATCCGATTCTACAAGGACACGGATACACCTGGCCGCTGTTTCCAGAAGCAGACAATCGACCACCTACAAATGGATTTCGAATGCTGTGGCAACGACGACTACAGGGATTGGTTCGAGGTGCAGTGGATCAGTAATCGTTACCTGGACTTCAGCACCAAGGATGTCAAAGA CCGCATCAAAAGCAACGTGGATGGACGTTACCTGATCGACGGAGTGCCCTTCAGCTGCTGCAACCCCAGCTCCCCTCGACCGTGCATCCACTCCCAATTGACCAACAACACTGCCCACTATAACTACGAGTACCAGACGGAGGAGCTCAACATCTACCTCCGTGGGTGCAGGGAGGCCCTGGTGGGCTACTACGGGGGCCTGATGAACACCATCGGAGCAGTTGTGCTCTCTGTCCTTCTGGTTCAG GGCTCAGTCCTGGCCAGTCTCAGGTTCCTGCAGACATCCTTGGACGCCCTGGAGGGTGAGGAGAACGCAGAGGCCGAATCAGAGGGGTACCTCCTGGAGAAGAGCGTGAAGGAGACAGTGATGGAGGTTTTGGAGCCTGTGCTCAAATTCCTTCCCATGAACCAGGTGTCCTCTGAGGGCGAAGGTGAAGAAGGGGCTGCCTGA